ATTCTGGATGAATTGGCTTTTCTTTAGTAATAACTACAATCTTTTTACATTTGCAATTGGACATCTTTTGTTTGTAGTGAGTAAAGTGTTCTACAAGAGAAACCTCtacttcctcttgtttcttcttatgATGAAGGGTATCCaattggtttgccaaatgacttattATATCTTCCTTCTAATTGGAAAGTAGGTTGCTTAATTACACCCTTGAGACACTAGTAGATGTATTAGTGGTAGGAAGAAACCAAGAGCTCCTATCCTTCCTCAAAGTAGCCTTGGAGTAATTTCTTGCTAGTTTGCAAATATCATTAAAGGTTGATTGTGTAATATCACTTCCACTCATCAAATTGAGTGCATCAATTAATTCCTCATTAATTCCCCTGAGAAAACCTAATTTAAGAGGCTCATGGTCGAGGCTATTATGTTTGGATTTATTCAAATAGAATTGGATCCTATCTATGTACTCTTCGAGGGGTTCATCTTCTATTTGAGACATCCCAAAAATGTCCTTTGTGTGTCCCCACCTTTGCAATAGTTTGGATTTTTTTGCAAAAAATTCTCTTTCATGATGGTCCAATTGGTAATTGCATTGCTTCCTTGACCCATGAAACATCATAATGCATAATCCTTCAAAGTGGTTGGAAACAACTTTAAGTGATGGGCATTAATTACATAGTCATTTCCATAGAGTACATCACACAAACAAAAAGGTATCAGGATCTTCCATGACTAGGTCATAAAAGTTAGGGAGGGCTTTTGGAGGTATATTTTTTTAATGTTGCTACCCTCTCCTAATAAGTGATTGGAGATGCAAAGGTGACTAGTATATTAGGAATTTCTACTTCAGCATCAGCCATTGTTGCCACTGTCTCTTGCGTATGCTCCTAAGTAGGTTCTTCTTGAGTGTTACCAAAAGATGTTGGATCTTTAAATACACTAAATGGATCTTTTAATGTTTGCATTGAAACTAATGAGTTCTTTATCCCCTCTCTTGAAGCTAGGACATCTTCTACACTTGATGTATAGGGAAGAAACCTTCCTCTAGCGTCTCTCTACTAATGCATGGAATGGAAGTGTTGAGCTTATGAGTTGTCTTCCTACACTTGTCAGTAAAGAAGTTGATGCCAATTCAAAATCTAACTTCCCTAATATTGAATACAAACTGTTATGCTAACGAAAGCATATAACCAAAAGAAACTTTGCAAGAAAGTGAATAACTGAAAGTAATCCTCATCTTAAGAGTCCTAACCTTAGCACCATCCCCAACCATGATGCCAAAAAAGACTGGTCTCCACTATATCCATTGAGATTGTGCAATTTGTCATATACACAACCTAATTGAAGActcatttaattatcaaccaagGATGTAGTTTCAAATATGGCATTGGCACTGTATGTGCAAAAAGGATCCTAAGTTCTCTATCATTACACAAAAATAATGTACTAATCTACTGAAAATATAAACTGATAAAGTTGAACAATGCTGAAATTAGAAACTAACTAAAACAACAATTGTGACAATTTTAGCAGTAGCTTAGTTGTGGTTGCACGTATAGCTTATCGATGTAATCGAACAAACTAGAAAATGGTTGCAACCAAgattctaaattacacaatattacTGAACATAAATTAATAATTGAAGATTAAGAATAATTATTAACAATAGTAAATAACAAAAAGAAGAAAGGAGTCTCACATTACCTCAAGTGACCCTTGCTTGAGGAATGTAATCTTTGTGAAGGATAATAGTATGCTTTGAACTTACAAAGTAGTTATCATCCTATCATTATTAACTCACGCTCATAAGAACCAGATGATTATTACACAAAATATCTAGCTATAACATAATCTATATTGTCTACATCATATATTTAGATGATAAATACAAAAGTAAACTAATTCCTAATAGTAGGAGAAGATTCTAATTGGAATGACACTTTTCCTATTTAAAGCATTCAAAGAAAGCACGCCATTAACTTCTTCCAATTGATTCTAGCCAAATTTTGCTTGTCCCTAATATTGAGGTGACTTATTCTAAGAAGAAAAACATATTAACAAATTAACACTACAAGAATTTGTTTCATAACAAATTCTTTTATTGACCAGTAACATAAAACTAGGAACATGATTGCTGCATTAATCCAATATTAATGGTGCACAATTTCATCAGTTTCCACAATGCATTATTTTCTCAACACCTTCTAAAAGGATAGAGTCAAAACGACTCTTCTTCAATTGGTACTCTATTTCTTGACATGCTACTCTAGGTGTGCTGATAGTGTTCCCCCATTTTCAACTGCAACTTGAACTAGGGTATACTGACCACAACCAACTCATTATTCTTGCTACATATTTGTTCAAATAATAACAATAACccacataaattaaaatttataccaTTTAACAACATTATCATTCATTAAAATACAATGCATATCATGTCAATATACCATATGTATATTAGTAGTAATATGATTTTAAGGATGTCTAGAAAATATAATTAGTTTGATGATAAGCTAGTAAAAGTTTGCTAAAGTATCAAGGAAATAAGTAAACTCAAGACATTAATGCACCTcattaccacctacactcttgaatCCCAATTTTTCCAAGAATTTCATACTATATGTTTATGAAAATATTGACAATGTTTCTGCTATGTTGGTACAACAAAATGAGCATGGTCTGGAGCAACCTTTGACATTCTTTAGTCAAGGTCTCAAAGATTATGAAGAAAGGTATATTTTTGTTGAGAAACATGTTCTTGTTATTGTTAGAAGCTTGAAAAAATTTAGACATATGCTCTCAAATAACAAAGTTAAGATGTTGGTTGCTCACCCAAGTGTGAAAGGTTTCTTGTTAAATAAAGACTTAAGTGACAAGAGGACTAGTTGGGTGACTAAAGTAATGGAATATGATGTGGAAATTAAAGTCAACAagttggtaaaaggtaaaggcttATGTGAACATATAGTTGATGGCTTaaacaaaaatgaaaaacatgAAGAGGAGGTTGTCCTAGTCCTCTGCAATGAAACACATACAACTGTACCTATTTTTTCTTCAAGATGGGTGCACGATATGACTAAATTTGTACAAAATGGTGAGTGTCCACAAGGTATGGATAGAGAAAAAATAAGGTATCATAGGTTGCAATCCATTCCTCATATACTATTGAATGATATGCTATTAAAAATGATCTTAATGGTGTTTTACTTAGACGCACAAAAGCTTATTAGACTAACAAAGTTTTGCATGAGTTCCATGAAGAATCAAAAGGTGGTCATATATCACCAAAAGAAACAACATTAAAATCATGAGGGTAGGCTATTGTTAGCCTAATTTGGTCAAGGATGCACACTCATGGGTAAGAAAATGTAAAGAGTGCCATTTTTGTAGGAAAATGTAGGTTAGTAGCCCTTCCCTTGCAACCCATTTAGGTTGAACTACCCTTCATGAATTAGGATTTGGACTTCATTAGAGTCATTCTCAAGTGGGTGCTTAcaaccactgattatttcaccaaatggaccAATGCTATAGCATTATGAGAGGCAAATGAGATTGTAGGGAAGAATAATTGATTGGGTTGTTAGGAAtggtatttatttaaatatttcttcTAACTATTATCCTTAAGGCAATGACCAAGTAGAGTCTATAAACAAGAATCTGTTTAGGATTGTTAAGAGGACTATGGAAGATAACTAAAGAGCATGGGACACTAAGATAAAATCAACCTTATGGGCTGATAAGATAACTTCCAAGAGGTCTATAGGATTTTCACCTTATATGTTGGTTTATGGAAATGAGGCAATGCTTCCTATTTCACTTGAACTTCTAATCCTTGACTTAGTCAATCAACTTGATATGATAGAAAAAAAACCAATGGTTGCAGGATTAGCATAGTTGGATGAGTTGGAAGAAATAAGGAATGAGGCTATGAAGAAGATGGTGATACATCAAGCACATGTCAAGAGGTCTTTTGACAAGAGAGAAACCCCTTAAAGTTTCAAAGAAGGTGACATAGTTCTCGAGTGGGATGAGTTCAAAAGTAGACCTGAAAAACACTCTAAGTTTGACTCATTTTGGAGTGGACCATACATCATTTTTTAGTGCAAGCAACACAATGCATTCCAACTATCTAGGTTGGATGGAGAGTTGGAGCCAATCCTAGTCACTGGGATTCACCTCAAGCACTGCGTTTGAGGTATAATCAGCCTTCTTCACATATTAGGATAGATTTTGAGAGGTCAAATAAGTGTTGTAGTACATATTTTGGTTAAAGTTTTTCTTTCCTCTGAGTGTTGGTGCATATTTGTTTTAGCTGGGTCAACTACAAGATTAGTTTTAATTAGTATTCTTGTTGTTCTAAGAGTCTTAGCAACACATTTAGGTCTAGTTTTGAGTTTGTTTAAGGTCTATGATGACTCCATAGCCAATGGATATGTAAAGGCAAATGGTCCTAGTGTTTTAGAAGGAAAAAATTAAGAAGACGTCAGTAGGAATGTTGTTCAGTTTTGTAATTTTAGGTCCAAAATATGTCAAAATAAAGACAATCAAAGGGCAATTTTGAACATTTATGAtacattttggagcaatatggaagGCCTTGATATATTCTATGATGGAGACATTCTTGAGTCTAGACAAACTCCATGATATGAAAGTTGAAAAGGAAGGGAAAGGGActtttatagtccacgatgccaACCATCTGTGTATGGGTCTACAGATAGGTTAAAGCAGTATGAGACTACCTCCTACTCCTTGCGGGAGGTACCTAAATGCACTACAAATGaggcgtacataccttacccccttgtgggattttaAATTGTGATCTCTCTTTCAAGAACACAAGTTTTGAATCAGTTTAAGGGGACGTTGGGATTAGAGTGTGAAAATGGAACAAGATGTGAAAGGTTGTTTCGGGATATGGACTTTTGCTTGATGTGCAAAGTTATAAGATTTTGGTTTGGAGAAGGTACAAACATGGGACAATGTCAAATGGTTTACCATTCCTCATAATCATTGGTGGCCGATTTAGTGTGTGTAGACCGATCCACTTTACGATATGGCTAAGATTTGGTTGGGATTATCTTGGGATCAGAGACACACTTGTAGCTAGATCTTGGTATGAGGTAGTAAACGATGATCAAATACAATAGATTTTGGGCATGCCTTGACACTGACTAACAATATATAATAAGAGAATAAATAGAGGGGCATGGGTTAATAAAGGAAGACCAAAATGGATAACCACTTTGGAGTCCACTGTGGTTGTGTGGAGGAATCGGGCAATCAATAAATCACAAGGTTGTTTCAGTACCAAGAAGAGAAAGTTGAGTATATCTTAAATGTTGCCAAAGCTTCATTGTGGGATAATGGCTACATCCATGATGGTTTGGTCTACGATGCTTTCTTAACCACAATTGTGCAAACACTTGGAGACTATTTGTGGGGTATTTGTTTTGGCAGGTTCCTAATTATGTCAGCAAACTATCTTACAGTCATGAATTCCATCGACCATATCAAGATGCTTCAATTAGTTGGATTGTTCGTTGGTTTATTTGATCGTCGGGGCGAGGGTGTTCACCCCGAGGCACTTTTAGTTAGCATTGTCATGATCTACATTGACTCTTGATATCCTTGCAAAGATGTGATTTGTGATTAAGTCTTGGTGATAAGATAAAAAAAGGGGTTATAAAAGTGCCAACTTAAATATGTTTCCTTAGTGAATAAGTCACTAGGCTTTGGTAAGATGATAAAGTTCCCTTGTGACTAGGTAACGTATATTTAATATGTCCCCTCTCAACATGATATTCACGGGCACATTATTTTTGGTTTTATATCCCATCAAATTCTTGGTGGTTTAAATCTGTATCGGGATTGGTCATCTTGCATTTGACTATCGGTTTCACTTGTATACATACATGTAGTCAACGATATTCTTCAAGGATTAATGATTGCTTGGCATTCCACGAGGGCGTTGATTTGGCACATTATTATGTTGGTCATCCACGTGTTTTGATAAATGCCTTCGTTAGAATTGAAAGATTTGTATACTTTGACATAGTATTTGATTtgggaaaataaaaaagaaaaagggcAAAATGATTTTAGTTTGTTCATTAAGGGTTTATGGAACCCTAGCTATCGTTGCTAGCTATCGTCACTTACCTTGCACACCATGGATACATTTTGTGAAATATATGAAAGACAAGGAAATAATGTTGGTGTACCTGTTGACTTGGTCGCGCTAAATCAGGGGTTGTGTTTCTGGACAGGTTTGAGTTGGTTCAGTTTTTTTCATTTTATCAGCCTGCAAATAGGAAGAATCTTTTCACCACAATTTTGATTCTCTTCTTTTTAGTTAGAGAAGTTAGCCAAAAGAAAGATTCAGATTAAATGAACGCAATTTTTGTTTTCTGTTTCGAAAAATAATCAGTTAAGAGATTAAGCTCATGTTGCAAAAAGATGAAATCAGTTAATCATTTGATAAGCAGTGGAAATGGAAAAGTTTTTTTTTACTTTTCTCGTTTTAGTAATTCCATCTCTTTGCAAAAGAATGGAAGAATTTAAGTGGCTTATGAATAGAAAAAGGAAAAGATTCAAGTTTTTATTGCAAAGAGTAGTTATAGTGGTTTATTTTTTGCAACTCTTTGTGAGCTTCAGTTTGTTTTTGAAACCCTAACTCGAGGGTTTGTTATTGACTCAAGTTTTCAGTTGTTGTAAGGGTTTCATTTGTTCTACTCTATAAATTCATGGCTTCAAGCCATTTCTCAATTAGATGACTTTACAAAGGAAACATAGCATTATGAAAGATTCTTTTTGTGTTATATTGACTATCTGAAAAGTTTGAAAAGAGGGTCTGTGATCTCTGGTTTGCACAATAGAGAAGTTTATTCAAATCTGAGAGAAATTATTTTGTAGTGTTGTTATATACAATACATTTTGTAATTGGTATCATTCAAAATCATACTCTGCATTTTGTAATCATTAATGATTTTGGGAGTGCACAATTAGTGTATTTTAAAGGTCAGTAGTGATTACAAATTTTGAAAGTGACTTTGTAGTTTGAGGAGTTGGTGCTCCCAAGAAATTGGAATTCAGATAAGGTGTTGAGTTGATACTCCACCATTGTAAAGAGTTGGTTTTTGAGTTAAATAAAGAAGACAAGTTTCGAGTGGTTTTTTATAcccatgagggttttcccattcaagaaatccatgtgttatgtgatgCTATTTATTTCAAGTCTGTGTGCCTAATTGTTCAAGTCTTTCATTCTAATTATGAAAAGCTCTGATACTTTTTCTCACTGTTCAAGTTGTCTAGAAGGTAATTACTCAATTGTTCAATTCTTTCATGTAATATTGTATCTTGAATGATAAATAAATCGATCATTTGTTGACTTATATTTTTGTGTTCAAGAAAGAATCTAAAGGTTGTTCATTAGTATAGCTGAACAATACTATATCATGCTTTTAACATGAACTGTATATCTCTCATATTGCATATCATACTGCTATAAGGTTCATTATTTACTTTGCATTTACAAGTCACATCTATTTGCATTTGATCAAGGTCTCAAGTGTGTATCTACCTTTTAAGTCAGTAGTTGAATTTATTCAATACTcggattcaccctccctctcagagtgtttccacttccaacaagtggtatcagagcatagggtcctGCATTAGGTCTTTCCTAGGATTGGTTCTGGTCTTGGAAGTCTTTCATCATGTTCAAGAGGGTTCATTTGCAACTAGGGCTCCATTATTTGATGGCTCTGATTATGTGttttggaaaatcagaatggaaacatatctgatatctatAGATCTTGATATCTGGAATATAGTCTACAACAACTACACTGTACCAGTTGCCATACCTACAAACCCTGATAAGAAAAAGCAATATGAAATGAATGCTagagccaaacatgctatcttTTGTGGCCTGAAaaaagatgtttttttttaaaaacatgcaTTATAAATTTTTTCATGAAATTAGggaaaaacttgaaaatatctatCAAGGAAATAAAAAGGTTAAACAGTCAAATATATTGACCCTAAAAACACAGTTTGAAgaaatgaaaatgaaagatgatgaaaaattgCTGAATATTTCTTGAGAATAGATGAAGACATCAATGGTATGAGAGGATTAGGTGAAGAAGTAGATGAGTTCACAGTCATTAAGAAGGTCATTAGAATCCTTCTGCCTAAATATGAGAACAAGATTTCAGCCCTTGAAGAAAAGAAAAAACTTTAATAAGCTTACCCTAGATGATCTTCAAGGAACATTAACTCTTTTGAAATGAGAATGAGCAAAGTTGATAATGCTAGTACATCATTGGAAGAAACTGcttttaaaatagaaaagaaagaggatgttgatagtgaatcagatttgtctgaCTCATTAGAGGCACTTCCAATGAGAAAACTTAAAAAGAAATATAGAGGAAAAttgccactcaaatgtttcaaaTATGGTAAGGCTGGTCATTTTGCAACCCAATATTCTCATTCTGATCAAAACATTGATGATGATCAGACCGAAAAAAGCATTACAAGAAAAATATATTTAGtcctaaaaataaatttaacttCAACGACTTCAAAAAGAAAAAGAGTTTATTCAGCAAAGAAGACTCTAGTGATGAATCAGATGATTCTTTACATGATGAAGGTGAAACCTTATTCATGGTTGAAGTTGATGTGCGGAAAGATTCAAGTAGTCAACTAGATAATCAAACAAATAGTCAATCTGATCCAGATAATTGTGAAATAAATCTTGAGGGTGAATTGCTTTGTGCCCTACAAGAAATCAAAAGACTTAAGAAACATATTGGTATTCAAGATTGGATTCACATTTGATAGAAAATGGTTTCATACGAGGAGGTGTGGGCAACAATCTCTATGTCAAAAGGGAAGGTAATGATATTCTAGTTGTAGAAgtttatgtagatgacattatctttgaaaTCTATAATGATGCACTATCTAAAAAGATCTTAAAGATTATGGAatcagaatttgaaatgtcaagtTAGGTGAACTAacattctttcttggtcttcaagtttcTTAACTTGAAAATGGAATATTTCTATCCCAATCGAAATATACAAAAGAAATGTTAAAAATATTTCAGATGGCAGATTGTCGTGTAGTAAGTACTCCAATGGTAACAGACTGTAAATTGTCTAAAGTAGATGAATCCCTTGATGTTGATCAAACtgaatataggtctatgataggcAGTTTATTATACTTAACTGCATCAAGACCTAATTTAATGCAGGTAGTGTGTATGGTTTCTAGATTCCAATATGCTCCTAAACAGTCCCATCTTACAGTTGTTCAAAGAATATTCAAGTATATTCAGGGCACTCTTGATTTTGGCctttggtatcctagaaatgataaTTTTACTTTAATGTCTTATcctgatgctaattgggctagtTGTCTGGATGAGAGAAAAAGCACCATTGGTGCAACATTTTTCCTTGGTGATTGTCTTGTGGCATGGAAAAGCAAGAAGCAAGACTCTGTTTCTCTTTCTACAATAGAAGAAGAGTACATCGGTGCTACTTCTTGGT
This genomic stretch from Cryptomeria japonica chromosome 8, Sugi_1.0, whole genome shotgun sequence harbors:
- the LOC131045327 gene encoding secreted RxLR effector protein 161-like, giving the protein MADCRVVSTPMVTDCKLSKVDESLDVDQTEYRSMIGSLLYLTASRPNLMQVVCMVSRFQYAPKQSHLTVVQRIFKYIQGTLDFGLWYPRNDNFTLMSYPDANWASCLDERKSTIGATFFLGDCLVAWKSKKQDSVSLSTIEEEYIGATSWCTQLPWMAQTLMDMGIIVDKPIPIFCDNTSTISLSKHSVMHSQMKNIAIKLLFLHEKVFANEVTLQYIPTQAQVADIFIKPLAIEAFERLHL